AAGTAGGGCCATTCCCAAGGAGGGAGGTGAGCAAGGGAAGCTGTAGGTTTGGGGACCAGTGAACCAGGCAGAGTTGGGCATCTGGGACTTTACACTTTCACTAGAGTGTCTGTATCTTCTCCCCACAACCCTGCCCATTGAGACTTTGGGTGGACAAGAGTCACGCTatgcacccctccccccagctgccTCTTAGGAGACGACAGTTCCACCTGCATCGGGATTTTGGCCAAGGAGGTGGAGATTGTGGCCAGCAGTGACTCTAGCATCTCGAGCAAGGCACGGGGGAGCAACAAGGTGGGCACCAGGATGTCATGGCATGTATAATGGATGGGGCACACTTAGGCTGTCCCTCCCCCATTCCATGCTGCCAGTACCTATGGGGACTATCCTGACAGACAGGTAGTGTATCCCAGTCTCAGGAAGCCAGGGTTGGCTGCCAAGTCTCTGTGGGAATCTGGCCCCAAGAATTGTGAATGGGTGGCTGGGCCTGCGCATATGGCCTCTACTGTCCCCAGGCATGCTGGGGGCTACCTCAGCTCCAGGAAAGCTGCCCCAGCCCTCGACTTCTATGACCTTCCTCACTCTTGATTCTCAGGTGAAAATCCAGCCCGTCGCCAAGTATGACTGGGAGCAGAAATACTACTATGGCAACCTGATTGCTGTGTCCAACTCTTTCTTGGCCTATGCTATTCGGGGTGAGTAGGCACAGTACGGAGGAGGGAGGTGTTCTGCTAGTAGCCCCAGAGATGCAGCTCCACTGTCCAGTCACTCAGCCCACTCAGACCGTAGAGGTATAATGGAAGGCTTGTCTGTGCTGGCTGCAGCTCTGCCAGGCCTTCTGGAGCCGAGTGAGAAAACAGAGATTGAGACTGGTAGTGGCAGAGAGGCAGGCAAGGGCAGGGCTTCTCTGCTGCTGCCTGGGCCTAGATACTTATTCATGGCCTACCGCTCTCCTGATTCTAGCTGCCAACAACGGCTCAGCGATGGTACGGGTGATCAGTGTCAGCACTTCAGAGAGGACCCTGCTCAAAGGCTTCACAGGCAGTGTGGCTGATCTGGCCTTTGCACACCTCAATTCCCCACAGCTGGCCTGCCTGGATGAGGCAGGCAACCTGTTTGTGTGGCGCTTGGCCCTGGTTAATGGCAAAATTCAGTATCCTTTcccagggtgggatgggggacTGAAGAaaagtgggtggagctgggtctgcCAGACATACCTCATTATCCACCTGCCTAGCCCTTAACACCCTGCTCAGAGAAGAGATCTTGGTCCATATCCGACAGCCAGAGGGCACTCCACTGAATCACTTCCGCAGGATCATCTGGTGCCCCTTCATCCCCGAAGAGAGTGAGGACTGCTGTGAGGAGGGCAGCCCAACGGTGGCCCTGTTGCATGAGGACCGGGTGAGGGGGCCGGGcctggggggaaaggaggggaccAAGTAGCAATGGTGTGGTCATGGGTTGAACGCTCACCTCCCTGTACCTGCTAGGCTGAGGTGTGGGACCTGGACATGCTCCGCTCCAACCACAGCACCTGGCCCGTGGATGTCAGCCAGATCAAGCAGGGCTTCATCGTGGTAAAAGGCCACAGCACAGTAAGCCTGCAACTGACTGCCTTTgctgccctcctctccccacccctttatGTCCCTCATCTATTCCCTGTTCCCACAGCTGCCCTCATAGCTTTCTAGCACTCTGCCATGGGAACTCGGAGCACAGAGGGACCCGTCTCCTGTGGCGCTCACACCTAACCGTGCACCCTATGGAGCTGGTTTTCTCTACAGCACCCCGCCCCCATTCATTGTCTTTCATACAAACACGCAGATCCGCTTTGGGTCAGCCTAGCTCACTGCCATCCTCACCTGAGGAGGACTTGCTCCCACCTCTAGTCAGGTGGCAAAGCAAGGCTTTTTGGGTTCTTCCCAGTGCCTAAGTGAAGGGGCCCTCTCACCTGATGGGACTGTCCTGGCTACCGCAAGTCATGATGGCTTCGTCAAGTTCTGGCAGATTTACATTGAGGGGCAGGATGAGCCAAGGTAAGGCGGAGCCTGAGGGCCTGGGCTCTCCCAGGTAGGAGATCAGATCCCCCACTCAGGCCACTCATATACCTGCCTGCAGGTGTTTGCACGAGTGGAAGCCTCACGATGGGAggcccctctcctgcctcctgttCTGTGACAACCACAAGAAACAGGATCCTGAGTGAGTGAGTGGGCAGGCAGGAGGGTGGTAGGTTGGACTTTGGGCTCCCAGCAGGGGCCCAGCCAGCCACTCAGTGCCTTGTTGCTTTGCAGGGTCCCCTTCTGGAGGTTCCTTATTACTGGTGCTGACCAGAATCGGGAGCTGAAGATGTGGTGCACGGTGTCCTGGACCTGCCTGCAGACCATTCGGTAAGCAGGGGctgtggggctgggcaggggcagggttggGTTCCTTCCACCCTCTCAGTCTCATTCATCCTGCCTCGTGGCCACCCCCTCCAGCTTCTCCCCAGATATCTTCAGCTCAGTGAGTGTGCCCCCCAGCCTCAAGGTTTGCCTGGACCTCTCAGCAGAATACTTGATACTCAGCGATGTGCAACGGAAGGTGGGCTGCAGTGGGGACACTCTGGGCAGAGCTGATATCATCAGGGAGGACAAGGGTGTGTGTGGCACATCCACATCTTCCCAGCCCCTGAGCTCAGCTGTGAACTCGCTACCTGTGCAGGTCCTCTATGTGATGGAACTGCTGCAGAACCAGGAGGAGGGCCGTGCCTGCTTCAGCTCCATCTCTGAGTTCCTGCTCACCCACCCTGTGCTGAGCTTCGGTATCCAGGTTGTGAGTCGCTGCCGGCTGCGGCACACTGAGGTGCTGCCAGCCGAAGAGGAGAATGACAGCCTAGGGGCTGGTGAGCTGCTCAGGGTCAGGGATGTGTGCTGGGATGTAGGGGagtgctgaggctcagagggccaGGGGCTTAGTCCACATTGTCCTTGCAGATGGGACCCACGGAGCTGGTGCCATGGAGTCTGCAGCTGGTGTGCTCATCAAGCTCTTTTGTGTGCACACTAAGTGAGTGTGCTGGGGAGGCCTGCCTGTGCCCTGTCTGTGCCCCTCCCTACCCTGCTGACTCTGACTCTCATATTCTCCCCCTGCTCTCTCTGCAGAGCATTGCAAGATGTACAGATCCGCTTCCAGCCACAGCTGAACCCTGACGTGGTGGTCCCGCTCCCTACACACCCTGCCCATGAGGACTTTGGTGAGTTGGGGGTGACAGGAAAGCAGGTTCTGACTGGAGTCTGAGATCTGACTCAAGTGGCAGCTTTTCCCACAGCATTTGGAGAGTCTCGACCAGAACTGGCTTCTGAGGGCCTGGGATCGGCCACTCACGGCTCCCAGTCTGACCTCCGACGCATCGTGGAGCTGCCTGCACCTGCCGACTTCCTCAGTCTGAGCAGTGAGACCAAGCCCAAGCTGATGACACCTGACGCCTTCATGACACCTAGCACCTCCCTGCAGCAGGTATGCTGCGGGAGGAGTGTGGGGCACAGGGAGGGAGGCCCTGGGAGTGCCCCCCACAGCCACAGCCCTCGTTCTCCACATCTCCCCAGATCGCTGCATCTcccagtagcagcagcagcagcagcagcagttccTCTCTTACGACGGTGTCTGCCATGAGCAGTACTTCGGCCGTGGACCCCTCCTTGCCCAGGTGAAATGAGGGTCAGAGTTAGGGCATGTCAGGGGCTGGTGCCAGGTGATGCCAGGCTCTGGCTGCTTACACTTCATCCTTCCTGCCAGCAGGCCACCTGAGGAGCTGACCTTGAGCCCCAAGCTACAGCTGGATGGCGGTCTGACAatgagcagcagcagcagcctgcaGGCAAGCCCACGTAGCCTCCTGCCTGGCCTGCTCCCAAGTCCGGCCGACAAATTGCCTCCCAAAGGGCCTGGGCAGGTgcgtatgtgggtgtgtgtgaagTGCAGTATAGCAGGTACATGGGAGTGGGAAGGCTGGCGGCAGTCTCCTCCCACAGCACCGTCTTCTGGTCCTGCTCTTCCTCAGGTGGTCCATGTTTCCCCTGAGGGTATCTCAGCCCCCGGTGTCCCTGGAGGGCAGATGCTCAGCCTTtccatccccacctcctctcctcctgggCTGCGGCCATTTTTgaccttcctcccccttccccgtTGTCCCATCTCTCATCACTACACACACCAGTGCTTCGTCTCTGTACTCCTTTTACTCCTACTTCCCACTACCTAAGATCCCACCTTTGGCCTACCTCAGGTGCCTACTGCTGCCTCTACACTATCCCTGGAGCTGCAGGAAGTGGAGCCCCTGGGGCTACCCCAGGCGTCCCCCAGCCGCACCCGCTCCCCCGATGTTATCTCCTCGGCTTCCACTGCTCTGTCCCAGGATATCCCTGAGATCGCATCTGAGGCGCTGTCCCGTGGCTTTGGCTCCTCCGCTCCGGAGGGCCTGGAGCCAGACAGTATGGCCTCAGCTGCTTCAGCACTACACTTGCTGTCTCCACGGCCCCGGCCGGGACCCGAGCTTGGCCCCCAGCTTAGCCTGGATGGAGGCCCTGGGGATGGGGATCGGCATAGTACCCCTTCCCTCCTGGAGGCAGCCTTGACCCAGGAGGCCACGGCCCCTGACAGTCAGGTCTGGCCTACGGCACCAGACATTACTCGTGAGACCTGCAGCAGCCTGGCAGAGAGGTGAGGAGCTTAGGAGTGGGAAATGTGCTGATGGTAAGGGCTTCAGATAGAATCATCCACTGCTGAGTTGGcctgtccccccagcccccggAATGGCCTCCAGGAAAAGCACAAGAGCCTGGCCTTTCACCGACCACCTTATCACCTGCTACAGCAACACGACAGTCAGGACGCCAGTGCCGAGCAAAGGTAGGCACCACCCCGCACCGTTCCTCTCACAGGGAGGGCCAACAAGTAGGTAGGTGCCTAtttctctccctgcccttcccacagCGACCATGATGATGAGGTGGCCAGCCTAGCCTCTGCTGCAGGGGGTTTTGGCACCAAAGTTCCCACTCCACGTCTTCCTGCCAAGGACTGGAAGACCAAAGGATCCCCTCGGGCCTCACCCAAGCTCAAGCGAAAGGGCAAAAAGGATGACGGGTAGGACGGGTCCTGGGGCCAGGGAGAGGGGTGGTCTTCAGGCTGCCTGCTTGACATGGCCTGAGGTGCTTCTCCTCTATGGCAGGGATTCGTCCGTGGGATCCCGGCTCACAGAGCACCAGGTGAGCGAGCAAACACCCTTTCTGCTTCTGGGACTCCTGcctgtgggggtggggtagggtccAAGCCTTCCCCTGGTCTGGTGTGTGGGGATGGGCGGGGCGGGCTTCATGTGACTGTTGGTGTTCCTGGCAGGTGGCAGAGGCCCCTGAGGACTGGCCAGCACTAATTTGGCAACAGCAGAGAGAGCTGGCACAGCTTCGGCACAGCCAAGAAGAGCTGCTACAGCGTCTGTGCACCCAACTTGAAGGCCTGCAGAGCACCGTCATGGGCCACGTAGAACGTGCCCTAGAGTCACGGCACGAGCAGGAGCGTATCCTTGTGGGCAGTGGCACAGCATGGGGCGGCAGCAACATTCTTGGCCCAGGAAGGGATATGGGACCTGCTGCAGCCCTGTTCCTTAGCTACAATGCAGAGCGGCGACTGGAGCGGGCACTGGCCGAGGGACAGCAGCGTGGTGGGCAGCTGCAGGAGCAGCTGACGCAACAGCTGTCCCAAGCGCTATCTTCAGCTGTGGCTGGGCGGCTGGAGCGCAGCATACGGGATGAGATCAAGAAGACGGTTCCTCCGTGTGAGTTTTGCATGGAGACTTCTGGGTGGGCCAGATGGGAGTGGGGCCCCCTACCTGTCAAGCTTCTTCTCATGGCTCTACCTTTCCCTCCTCACCCTGTCCCAGGTGTGTCTAGGAGTCTGGAGCCCGTGGCAGGCCAATTGAGCAACTCAGTGGCCACCAAACTCACAGCCGTGGAGGGTAGCATGAAAGAGAATATCTCCAAGCTGCTGAAGTCCAAGGTGCTATGGGGCCCAAGGTGAGGGAGGTTGGTGGTTGGTGGGCTTGGGCTCAGCTTTCAACTCAGGCCCCTTCTTCCACCCCCAGAACTTAACAGATGCCATTGCCCGAGCAGCCGCAGACACGTTACAGGGGCCAATGCAGGCCGCCTACCGTGAAGCCTTCCAGAGCGTGGTACTGCCCGCCTTTGAGAAGAGCTGCCAGGCCATGTTCCAGCAGATTAATGATAGCTTCCGACTGGGCACGCAGGAATGTGAGTAGGGTCATATGCCCCAAGAAGGGAAGGGCTATCGTCTTCTCCCTACCGTCCCTCTCATGGCCCCCATGGTCACTTCTCAGACTTGCAGCAGCTGGAGAGCCACATGAAGAGCCGAAAGGCACGAGAACAGGAGGCGCGGGAGCCCATGCTGGCCCAGCTGCGGGGCCTGGTCAGCACACTGCAGGGAGCCACGGAGCAGATGGCGGCTACCGTGTCCAGCAGCGTTCGGGCTGAGGTGCAGCACCAGCTGCACGTGGCTGTGGGCAGGTGTGTGGGCAGGGCACTGAGCAAGGTGGTGGGTTTGGAAAGGGCCAGACCCAACTGCCTGTCAGCCTCATCTCCCTCACTTGCCTTTGCAGCCTGCAAGAGGCAATTTTAGCACAGGTGCAGCGCATTGTTAAGGGTGAGGTGAGTGTGGCACTCAAGGAGCAGCAGGCTGCCGTCACCTCTAGCATCATGCAGGCCATGCGCTCAGCCGCTGGCACACCTGTCCCTGCCACCCACCTCGACTGCCAAGCCCAGCAAGCCCATATCCTGCAGCTGCTGCAGCAGGGCCACCTCAATCAGGCCTTCCAGCAGGTAAGCCGGGCACTAAGCCCAGATAGAGTCAGGAGTCTCCTGACAAGGCTCACACATCATACATTCCACTCTACCCATCATGCTTTGGGTGGTCTGGCCTCAGCAGACTCTTTTTGGTTCTCGTTGGCCTCCAGGGCATTTCCCTTgctt
Above is a window of Phocoena sinus isolate mPhoSin1 chromosome 19, mPhoSin1.pri, whole genome shotgun sequence DNA encoding:
- the EDC4 gene encoding enhancer of mRNA-decapping protein 4 isoform X6, encoding MASSCASIDIEDATQHLRDILKLDRPAGGPSAESQRPSNAYNGDLNGLLVPDPLCSGDGTSTNKPGLRAMPPINLQEKQVICLLGDDSSTCIGILAKEVEIVASSDSSISSKARGSNKVKIQPVAKYDWEQKYYYGNLIAVSNSFLAYAIRAANNGSAMVRVISVSTSERTLLKGFTGSVADLAFAHLNSPQLACLDEAGNLFVWRLALVNGKIQEEILVHIRQPEGTPLNHFRRIIWCPFIPEESEDCCEEGSPTVALLHEDRAEVWDLDMLRSNHSTWPVDVSQIKQGFIVVKGHSTCLSEGALSPDGTVLATASHDGFVKFWQIYIEGQDEPRCLHEWKPHDGRPLSCLLFCDNHKKQDPEVPFWRFLITGADQNRELKMWCTVSWTCLQTIRFSPDIFSSVSVPPSLKVCLDLSAEYLILSDVQRKVLYVMELLQNQEEGRACFSSISEFLLTHPVLSFGIQVVSRCRLRHTEVLPAEEENDSLGADGTHGAGAMESAAGVLIKLFCVHTKALQDVQIRFQPQLNPDVVVPLPTHPAHEDFAFGESRPELASEGLGSATHGSQSDLRRIVELPAPADFLSLSSETKPKLMTPDAFMTPSTSLQQIAASPSSSSSSSSSSSLTTVSAMSSTSAVDPSLPRPPEELTLSPKLQLDGGLTMSSSSSLQASPRSLLPGLLPSPADKLPPKGPGQVPTAASTLSLELQEVEPLGLPQASPSRTRSPDVISSASTALSQDIPEIASEALSRGFGSSAPEGLEPDSMASAASALHLLSPRPRPGPELGPQLSLDGGPGDGDRHSTPSLLEAALTQEATAPDSQVWPTAPDITRETCSSLAESPRNGLQEKHKSLAFHRPPYHLLQQHDSQDASAEQSDHDDEVASLASAAGGFGTKVPTPRLPAKDWKTKGSPRASPKLKRKGKKDDGDSSVGSRLTEHQVAEAPEDWPALIWQQQRELAQLRHSQEELLQRLCTQLEGLQSTVMGHVERALESRHEQEQRRLERALAEGQQRGGQLQEQLTQQLSQALSSAVAGRLERSIRDEIKKTVPPCVSRSLEPVAGQLSNSVATKLTAVEGSMKENISKLLKSKNLTDAIARAAADTLQGPMQAAYREAFQSVVLPAFEKSCQAMFQQINDSFRLGTQEYLQQLESHMKSRKAREQEAREPMLAQLRGLVSTLQGATEQMAATVSSSVRAEVQHQLHVAVGSLQEAILAQVQRIVKGEVSVALKEQQAAVTSSIMQAMRSAAGTPVPATHLDCQAQQAHILQLLQQGHLNQAFQQALTAADLNLVLYVCETVDPGQVFGQPPCPLSQPVLLSLIQQLASDLGTRTDLKLSYLEEAVMHLDHSDPITRDHMGSVMAQVRQKLFQFLQAEPHNSLGKAARRLSLMLHGLMTPSLP
- the EDC4 gene encoding enhancer of mRNA-decapping protein 4 isoform X7 gives rise to the protein MPPINLQEKQVICLLGDDSSTCIGILAKEVEIVASSDSSISSKARGSNKVKIQPVAKYDWEQKYYYGNLIAVSNSFLAYAIRAANNGSAMVRVISVSTSERTLLKGFTGSVADLAFAHLNSPQLACLDEAGNLFVWRLALVNGKIQEEILVHIRQPEGTPLNHFRRIIWCPFIPEESEDCCEEGSPTVALLHEDRAEVWDLDMLRSNHSTWPVDVSQIKQGFIVVKGHSTCLSEGALSPDGTVLATASHDGFVKFWQIYIEGQDEPRCLHEWKPHDGRPLSCLLFCDNHKKQDPEVPFWRFLITGADQNRELKMWCTVSWTCLQTIRFSPDIFSSVSVPPSLKVCLDLSAEYLILSDVQRKVLYVMELLQNQEEGRACFSSISEFLLTHPVLSFGIQVVSRCRLRHTEVLPAEEENDSLGADGTHGAGAMESAAGVLIKLFCVHTKALQDVQIRFQPQLNPDVVVPLPTHPAHEDFVAAFPTAFGESRPELASEGLGSATHGSQSDLRRIVELPAPADFLSLSSETKPKLMTPDAFMTPSTSLQQIAASPSSSSSSSSSSSLTTVSAMSSTSAVDPSLPSRPPEELTLSPKLQLDGGLTMSSSSSLQASPRSLLPGLLPSPADKLPPKGPGQVPTAASTLSLELQEVEPLGLPQASPSRTRSPDVISSASTALSQDIPEIASEALSRGFGSSAPEGLEPDSMASAASALHLLSPRPRPGPELGPQLSLDGGPGDGDRHSTPSLLEAALTQEATAPDSQVWPTAPDITRETCSSLAESPRNGLQEKHKSLAFHRPPYHLLQQHDSQDASAEQSDHDDEVASLASAAGGFGTKVPTPRLPAKDWKTKGSPRASPKLKRKGKKDDGDSSVGSRLTEHQVAEAPEDWPALIWQQQRELAQLRHSQEELLQRLCTQLEGLQSTVMGHVERALESRHEQEQRRLERALAEGQQRGGQLQEQLTQQLSQALSSAVAGRLERSIRDEIKKTVPPCVSRSLEPVAGQLSNSVATKLTAVEGSMKENISKLLKSKNLTDAIARAAADTLQGPMQAAYREAFQSVVLPAFEKSCQAMFQQINDSFRLGTQEYLQQLESHMKSRKAREQEAREPMLAQLRGLVSTLQGATEQMAATVSSSVRAEVQHQLHVAVGSLQEAILAQVQRIVKGEVSVALKEQQAAVTSSIMQAMRSAAGTPVPATHLDCQAQQAHILQLLQQGHLNQAFQQALTAADLNLVLYVCETVDPGQVFGQPPCPLSQPVLLSLIQQLASDLGTRTDLKLSYLEEAVMHLDHSDPITRDHMGSVMAQVRQKLFQFLQAEPHNSLGKAARRLSLMLHGLMTPSLP
- the EDC4 gene encoding enhancer of mRNA-decapping protein 4 isoform X3, translated to MASSCASIDIEDATQHLRDILKLDRPAGGPSAESQRPSNAYNGDLNGLLVPDPLCSGDGTSTNKPGLRAMPPINLQEKQVICLLGDDSSTCIGILAKEVEIVASSDSSISSKARGSNKVKIQPVAKYDWEQKYYYGNLIAVSNSFLAYAIRAANNGSAMVRVISVSTSERTLLKGFTGSVADLAFAHLNSPQLACLDEAGNLFVWRLALVNGKIQEEILVHIRQPEGTPLNHFRRIIWCPFIPEESEDCCEEGSPTVALLHEDRAEVWDLDMLRSNHSTWPVDVSQIKQGFIVVKGHSTCLSEGALSPDGTVLATASHDGFVKFWQIYIEGQDEPRCLHEWKPHDGRPLSCLLFCDNHKKQDPEVPFWRFLITGADQNRELKMWCTVSWTCLQTIRFSPDIFSSVSVPPSLKVCLDLSAEYLILSDVQRKVLYVMELLQNQEEGRACFSSISEFLLTHPVLSFGIQVVSRCRLRHTEVLPAEEENDSLGADGTHGAGAMESAAGVLIKLFCVHTKALQDVQIRFQPQLNPDVVVPLPTHPAHEDFAFPTAFGESRPELASEGLGSATHGSQSDLRRIVELPAPADFLSLSSETKPKLMTPDAFMTPSTSLQQIAASPSSSSSSSSSSSLTTVSAMSSTSAVDPSLPSRPPEELTLSPKLQLDGGLTMSSSSSLQASPRSLLPGLLPSPADKLPPKGPGQVPTAASTLSLELQEVEPLGLPQASPSRTRSPDVISSASTALSQDIPEIASEALSRGFGSSAPEGLEPDSMASAASALHLLSPRPRPGPELGPQLSLDGGPGDGDRHSTPSLLEAALTQEATAPDSQVWPTAPDITRETCSSLAESPRNGLQEKHKSLAFHRPPYHLLQQHDSQDASAEQSDHDDEVASLASAAGGFGTKVPTPRLPAKDWKTKGSPRASPKLKRKGKKDDGDSSVGSRLTEHQVAEAPEDWPALIWQQQRELAQLRHSQEELLQRLCTQLEGLQSTVMGHVERALESRHEQEQRRLERALAEGQQRGGQLQEQLTQQLSQALSSAVAGRLERSIRDEIKKTVPPCVSRSLEPVAGQLSNSVATKLTAVEGSMKENISKLLKSKNLTDAIARAAADTLQGPMQAAYREAFQSVVLPAFEKSCQAMFQQINDSFRLGTQEYLQQLESHMKSRKAREQEAREPMLAQLRGLVSTLQGATEQMAATVSSSVRAEVQHQLHVAVGSLQEAILAQVQRIVKGEVSVALKEQQAAVTSSIMQAMRSAAGTPVPATHLDCQAQQAHILQLLQQGHLNQAFQQALTAADLNLVLYVCETVDPGQVFGQPPCPLSQPVLLSLIQQLASDLGTRTDLKLSYLEEAVMHLDHSDPITRDHMGSVMAQVRQKLFQFLQAEPHNSLGKAARRLSLMLHGLMTPSLP
- the EDC4 gene encoding enhancer of mRNA-decapping protein 4 isoform X4: MASSCASIDIEDATQHLRDILKLDRPAGGPSAESQRPSNAYNGDLNGLLVPDPLCSGDGTSTNKPGLRAMPPINLQEKQVICLLGDDSSTCIGILAKEVEIVASSDSSISSKARGSNKVKIQPVAKYDWEQKYYYGNLIAVSNSFLAYAIRAANNGSAMVRVISVSTSERTLLKGFTGSVADLAFAHLNSPQLACLDEAGNLFVWRLALVNGKIQEEILVHIRQPEGTPLNHFRRIIWCPFIPEESEDCCEEGSPTVALLHEDRAEVWDLDMLRSNHSTWPVDVSQIKQGFIVVKGHSTCLSEGALSPDGTVLATASHDGFVKFWQIYIEGQDEPRCLHEWKPHDGRPLSCLLFCDNHKKQDPEVPFWRFLITGADQNRELKMWCTVSWTCLQTIRFSPDIFSSVSVPPSLKVCLDLSAEYLILSDVQRKVLYVMELLQNQEEGRACFSSISEFLLTHPVLSFGIQVVSRCRLRHTEVLPAEEENDSLGADGTHGAGAMESAAGVLIKLFCVHTKALQDVQIRFQPQLNPDVVVPLPTHPAHEDFAFPTAFGESRPELASEGLGSATHGSQSDLRRIVELPAPADFLSLSSETKPKLMTPDAFMTPSTSLQQIAASPSSSSSSSSSSSLTTVSAMSSTSAVDPSLPRPPEELTLSPKLQLDGGLTMSSSSSLQASPRSLLPGLLPSPADKLPPKGPGQVPTAASTLSLELQEVEPLGLPQASPSRTRSPDVISSASTALSQDIPEIASEALSRGFGSSAPEGLEPDSMASAASALHLLSPRPRPGPELGPQLSLDGGPGDGDRHSTPSLLEAALTQEATAPDSQVWPTAPDITRETCSSLAESPRNGLQEKHKSLAFHRPPYHLLQQHDSQDASAEQSDHDDEVASLASAAGGFGTKVPTPRLPAKDWKTKGSPRASPKLKRKGKKDDGDSSVGSRLTEHQVAEAPEDWPALIWQQQRELAQLRHSQEELLQRLCTQLEGLQSTVMGHVERALESRHEQEQRRLERALAEGQQRGGQLQEQLTQQLSQALSSAVAGRLERSIRDEIKKTVPPCVSRSLEPVAGQLSNSVATKLTAVEGSMKENISKLLKSKNLTDAIARAAADTLQGPMQAAYREAFQSVVLPAFEKSCQAMFQQINDSFRLGTQEYLQQLESHMKSRKAREQEAREPMLAQLRGLVSTLQGATEQMAATVSSSVRAEVQHQLHVAVGSLQEAILAQVQRIVKGEVSVALKEQQAAVTSSIMQAMRSAAGTPVPATHLDCQAQQAHILQLLQQGHLNQAFQQALTAADLNLVLYVCETVDPGQVFGQPPCPLSQPVLLSLIQQLASDLGTRTDLKLSYLEEAVMHLDHSDPITRDHMGSVMAQVRQKLFQFLQAEPHNSLGKAARRLSLMLHGLMTPSLP
- the EDC4 gene encoding enhancer of mRNA-decapping protein 4 isoform X5, with amino-acid sequence MASSCASIDIEDATQHLRDILKLDRPAGGPSAESQRPSNAYNGDLNGLLVPDPLCSGDGTSTNKPGLRAMPPINLQEKQVICLLGDDSSTCIGILAKEVEIVASSDSSISSKARGSNKVKIQPVAKYDWEQKYYYGNLIAVSNSFLAYAIRAANNGSAMVRVISVSTSERTLLKGFTGSVADLAFAHLNSPQLACLDEAGNLFVWRLALVNGKIQEEILVHIRQPEGTPLNHFRRIIWCPFIPEESEDCCEEGSPTVALLHEDRAEVWDLDMLRSNHSTWPVDVSQIKQGFIVVKGHSTCLSEGALSPDGTVLATASHDGFVKFWQIYIEGQDEPRCLHEWKPHDGRPLSCLLFCDNHKKQDPEVPFWRFLITGADQNRELKMWCTVSWTCLQTIRFSPDIFSSVSVPPSLKVCLDLSAEYLILSDVQRKVLYVMELLQNQEEGRACFSSISEFLLTHPVLSFGIQVVSRCRLRHTEVLPAEEENDSLGADGTHGAGAMESAAGVLIKLFCVHTKALQDVQIRFQPQLNPDVVVPLPTHPAHEDFAFGESRPELASEGLGSATHGSQSDLRRIVELPAPADFLSLSSETKPKLMTPDAFMTPSTSLQQIAASPSSSSSSSSSSSLTTVSAMSSTSAVDPSLPSRPPEELTLSPKLQLDGGLTMSSSSSLQASPRSLLPGLLPSPADKLPPKGPGQVPTAASTLSLELQEVEPLGLPQASPSRTRSPDVISSASTALSQDIPEIASEALSRGFGSSAPEGLEPDSMASAASALHLLSPRPRPGPELGPQLSLDGGPGDGDRHSTPSLLEAALTQEATAPDSQVWPTAPDITRETCSSLAESPRNGLQEKHKSLAFHRPPYHLLQQHDSQDASAEQSDHDDEVASLASAAGGFGTKVPTPRLPAKDWKTKGSPRASPKLKRKGKKDDGDSSVGSRLTEHQVAEAPEDWPALIWQQQRELAQLRHSQEELLQRLCTQLEGLQSTVMGHVERALESRHEQEQRRLERALAEGQQRGGQLQEQLTQQLSQALSSAVAGRLERSIRDEIKKTVPPCVSRSLEPVAGQLSNSVATKLTAVEGSMKENISKLLKSKNLTDAIARAAADTLQGPMQAAYREAFQSVVLPAFEKSCQAMFQQINDSFRLGTQEYLQQLESHMKSRKAREQEAREPMLAQLRGLVSTLQGATEQMAATVSSSVRAEVQHQLHVAVGSLQEAILAQVQRIVKGEVSVALKEQQAAVTSSIMQAMRSAAGTPVPATHLDCQAQQAHILQLLQQGHLNQAFQQALTAADLNLVLYVCETVDPGQVFGQPPCPLSQPVLLSLIQQLASDLGTRTDLKLSYLEEAVMHLDHSDPITRDHMGSVMAQVRQKLFQFLQAEPHNSLGKAARRLSLMLHGLMTPSLP